In Rubrivirga sp. SAORIC476, a single window of DNA contains:
- a CDS encoding STAS domain-containing protein, with protein MSFSVTFDRRAGASAAPVRVLALRGELDAHTAPDFEAALQACLDDGDHRLVADGSALDYVSSAGLGVFMAFVEPARDGGGDLKIAALPEHVFDVFDLLGFPTVFDMHETVEAAVGAFGGA; from the coding sequence ATGAGCTTCTCCGTCACCTTCGACCGCCGTGCCGGGGCGTCTGCCGCGCCCGTGCGCGTGCTCGCGCTCCGGGGCGAACTGGATGCCCACACGGCGCCCGACTTCGAGGCCGCGCTCCAGGCCTGCCTGGACGACGGCGACCACCGCCTCGTGGCCGACGGCTCGGCGCTCGACTACGTCTCGTCGGCCGGGCTGGGGGTGTTCATGGCGTTCGTGGAGCCGGCGCGCGACGGCGGGGGCGACCTCAAGATCGCGGCGCTGCCGGAGCACGTGTTCGACGTGTTCGACCTGCTGGGCTTCCCGACGGTGTTCGACATGCACGAGACGGTGGAGGCGGCCGTCGGCGCCTTCGGGGGGGCGTAG